One Cydia fagiglandana chromosome 5, ilCydFagi1.1, whole genome shotgun sequence genomic window, TTACTCATGATTGATTCACTGGAGTTCAGTGTAAGGTACAATTCTCTGCAAAATCGTAAGTGTTGAAATAATTCTCTTAGTTGACCAATGTTTGATTAAATTTTTTGAGTTGTTCGTCTTTTTAGCTTTTCATATAAAAATGTTCGCAAAACGCAAATTATGTCCGAGGCATGgtcattttataaaatatttagaatGTAATTTTGACTCAATGTCAATAcctaattcaaattttctaaacaTAAATTCATTGAATATTTACCTGTAGCTTACCATTCCCCAATTTTCAGTACCAGCAGAAGCCCAATCAGGAGACGAAATATGATCGTTCAGCAAATTGAGATGCATAGTCTCGTACGGGATTTCAAAGTAGTCATTAAAGAATGTAGTCATCTTGACAGCCAGATCCAAGGCATGATCACCAAGGCTGACGGTGTTGGATCTGCCGATGATTCTGATAGAGGGAGTGAAGGAGGTGTCCTCAGCGATGACTGTGAAAGTCTCACTGACGAGGAAAGTCACGAGATACGACGACATTTTAGGGGTCTCTAAGAAGTTTGTACGAATCCGGTTATCGGAAAGGCTGAAAGGAAAAATTATgtgatttaattacttttaactACAAACAAACACAGAATACTTTCTATGTTGTAGGCACAGGAGCAAttaaaaactgaataaatacTTACGATTCAGTGTTTCCAATTCTGGTATTGGAGAAAACAGAATTGTAATTAGCTGGGCTGGATAGATGAACTTTGAAAGTAGCTTTAAAAAGGGGCTCGTCCCAGCAAGGAAAGGCTTGCCTTGCGCTGTACGGTTGAAAGTGAGTGGTAGCATAAAATCTGAAACATGTTTTTTGAACAATGTTATTTTCACACAAGCTTTTGTTGCATCCTCTACCGACTAAACAATATTACAATTCTAACAAACTTCTGCAGCTTCCTTCATCAGATCAACTTGGCGACGGCCTTAACTATGATGATGGCAAATTGCCGTATCACAAAACCAACCTTTCAACGCCATCGTCATCGGTATAGTATCCTCTCCAGATACCTCTTTTCATCGGCCCTACATTCATAGTGTTAGAATACTCAATATAGAGAGTATATATATTTCCATTGACCAGAGTCTCATCTAAGTTAATGATGAGGAAGTGGTATTGTGGCTGGATAGTAAAGGGTTCAGATACGTTTAATGCAACTGGAGCGCCATTTGAATTTAAAACACTGATTGCGTTTATTCGGTCAACGTTCGCATGTAACACAATGTTGGAAACGTTGTCTTCAACAGCCTGCAAAAATAATGCAAATGAAATTAGGGTGTCACGGTACTCGTTTATATTGTGCAAAGCTTATTTCCAGATTAGTTTTCTTAGCAACTTTAGATTTTGTTAGTTAATTGGTAGCTTAATTGAGTAGCAGATTTCAAAATAAGTCactttattttgaatttttgactTCAATTTATACCTACAagctaatatttaaatataagtaaaaaCACTTACCTGAATAATTATACTTTCTCTGCCATCAAAACTGAATGGTCTATCAGTGCGTTCAGCAAAATACAGATCTATAAATATTTCATACTCCAATGGAATAACGCTCTCAGGCAACCGATATACTTGTTCATCATTTCTGTTCACGTCTGATGTGAGATCTACAGAGTCAAGTTCCCTTTGCAAGGAGACAGGATGATCACCCTTGACTAGCGCAATTAGCGCCAAAACCAAAGCGATGTAGGAAAAGGACATTTCTGTAAAAGTTAAtcgatattatatgtataattgtattaaattgctcGGTAAAAGAACACGACTCTTGTTTGCCACtaactaataaaaaaacttttcgAATCTAAACTTACCTGATAACAAAAATGTCCCTCACGGGGAAACGACACAGATGAAATGGCAATTAAGGTTATAATTTGATTATTGTCATAAAACTTAACGATATCACCGATATCAGATAAAAAACACTTAAGTATCATAAGTCATATTTATCATAAATTATTGCTTACGACTAAAGTTAGGTATGTACGTACTTAAATTCTGATAAGATttttaatcataataattatatgttCCATTTTATCATCTAGAATTCTAGAATATTGTTTTCTGTATTGTAAAATATGTATTCTTTTCCTGAATTGCATTAAGATTATGGTTTCTTTTTTTGTTCTTCTTACTTCCCTACTGTTTCAGTTTTAACTAAATTAACTTTGCATTGTGAGTGGGAAtcaacctaaacctaaccttaatgaaaataaataaaatttcatttaacCATTCATATAACAAAACAAGTAACAGTTCAAGGAAAACTGTCATATATCATCAAATTTAGTGATTTGTATgctctacaaaatatttaattacttattgaGCTAAGATTGGTCTTCATTCCATTTTCTAGGATACGGAAAATAAAACAGAAAActtgtataaatataaataatttatttctaataaAGTCAGTTGTTCTTACATCAATAAAGCCTTTCAGCTACTGAAATATTGTCATATACTTACAAATTGTTCAACAATTACATTTTAGTTAACTTCACAAAGTAGACGAGGACTTTTAGCGTCATTTTTATTGCAAGATTCAGCATAGTTAAGCAACTTTACATTTTCTGCTGTTAGACTTAAAGtattcttaaaaaatattttaaattaacggATGAAGTGAGCCATTATGGCTGCCAATAGCAAGGCAACAAAGGTAGGGGCAGTGATGGCGCCAGCCGCATTTCTTCCTCGAAGGAAAGAGTAGATATCTCTGACGACGCTGTTGCCCCACTGGATGTTAGTGACGGCTGTTGCAACCACATTCTTGGCGGTTTGGAAGGAATCTTCAAGTGCCAATTGGTTTTCGTACGCCCAGGCTTGGAACTGTAAAGTAAATCATGGATTAATTTTCGCgatatttgtttttaattttatttaatcagGCTCCTATCTAGTCCAACAGATATCGCTTGCCATCCAGCGCGGTAATGCCGCTAGCATCTTTGGCACTTTTGGGCTGGGTGGGGGTCGGAATGGGGCTGATAGTGTAAGTAGGATAGTATATTAGTAATATGTTTAGATTCTAAGTTAGGACattgtatgtaaattatttaagtagattttaagattgactttgATCTGTATTTGATGAACAactgtgaaataatttattcaataacaaaacttatacaaactattattaaaattaagtatagactaaataaattaaaactaaaactaataaaataaataaatttgatgaataaatattatgaaaaaaaaaaaaaaaatatttaaacgttTGATGTTTTAGCAGCCTAACATAACAATTAACAGGGCCTAGACTATGATTTGTAAAGATATTTATTTTCTAAAGTGGAGTTTTAACGATAGCGTTGAACGATTTATATGCAGATGTATTTACGGGCAAAAGTTTAGTAAATTTAAGATCACTTTTTGAACGAAAAGTATcaagaatgtattatttatgttacatttgtaattttatacttacgcTAGTAATATCCTCAAAGTCAGTCAAGTAAGTAACAAGTGCATTTATGGCTACATTCAATCTGGCCACACCACCATAGctggaaacaaaaaaaaattgtagtacctatatgtttacggggctacacaaataaatattagcCTTTCATTTTCAAACAAAGCTTTTTTTATTACACAGTATAAAAGTTAGTTGCCATAATAAGAATTTGACTCCAATTAATATTACAAAATGAAATCTTACTTGTATCTGaatataaattgtataattatggCAATTATGCAGATGTCAATTacaatgaaaaaatcaacgAGGATCAACCTTGGCCAACGTGGGACTCGAACCCACCTCTGTATATACAATTTATCGATTGTAATCAAATAatgtggtacagtcagcagcagaagtttctAGGCgagccaggtgttcaaaatgatcttgacacgactttatcttaagagaataagagcgtgttaaggtaattttgaataccttgcccgtttagcaacttctgctgctgactgtacgtcccaaagtaaaaaagaaaaaatatattaatatttaagttgtATCATTAAATTTTATTCCAAACAATTTCCAACTTACAGCACTCTGATGTCAGCCAAGTTATTCTGCAAAAATGTGACGACGGTCTGATAATTCTCCCTGTTTCCTGCAAGAGCGTAGGCGAAGGCGTTGGTCCTGTCGTGATAGCGGATCTTGTCGTTGGTCAAGGACTGCTGCAAGTAGCTGCAAAAGACATTAGAGTTTTTGAGGGAACTTTGCAGGACCAAGACTAAACCAAGACAAAGTTTGTTGCACACACAAAGATAGAACATAATAAATCATATACTTAGATACTTAATTGcataatataattgaaatttgaatattagtattgaatgaataaatgaatgtttatttgcttcaaacaagCGTATACGAATATATATAGGTTGTTACATATATTGTCGGTGTTATAAGCGTATATATATTGTTGTGTATGTGCATATCAATATTACCACTAAAGTATTTAACTAAAATCCCCAATGACCCATAGGTCATCATGATGCAACGAGACAAACAGAGATATAAATAATTTGacactttaaaatataggtGATGTGAGATATTAAATATTACGTAATTAAATTacgtaaaatacatttttttccaTTAGCCAATGTGAAATGCAAAGCAGATAATATTTGAATATCTGTCGAAAGTCGATTAAAATTTGACAAACTTCTTATCGTAgccttaaataaaatttaaacaaaaacaaaattaactAATATAATAAACGTCTTACTGCTGAAGCCGGTTCTCATCCTTGGTGCAGCCAAGAGCTCTGAGGATGACGATCATGTCGGCGGCGTTCTCAGAGGTCTCGTATTGGTCGAAGAGGAAGTTGTAGTCGGTAGCGTCACCGTGCCTCAGTCCGACGCAGTAGACGTAGCGGCGAGCGTTCACGGGGACTCTGGAAGATGTTTAAGTTCTTCAAGAATTATCGTAGCAATACTGTTCTTATTAACGGCACAGTCAACTTTCCTTTAACAATGTGGTAATCTAAAAGGCATTTCTGTCTTCGATTGTACGGTGATGATGAACTGAAccattttaaagattttttccaaaaatacaGTTGTTAAGGATTTTAACTAACTTATGTTAATAAGAGACGGTGTAATCATTTTTTCTTAgtaatttaaatgtattattgCACATCGAATCGCACCCCAAGTAACATaactaattattttaataactgAACATAATTAGATCGACTCATAAATAAAGATTATAGTCTGACCAGCGAGTCGCTGCACAAGCATTTTTACAGAATTCTTCATATGGCAACAATTTTatctgtcaaaagtgtcaaacaACTGTCAAAATGTTGACAGCTTCTGTTACCAAACAATATTGATATTTGTGTCACATTTATGTGAGTTTTTATTTGCAAACATATGTTTGACCAGCGAGTCGCTGCACAAGCGTTTTTAGAGAATTCTATATATGGCAATAATTTTagctgtcaaaagtgtcaaaaatattgtcaaaCGAGTTTACACATAACCTAGATTCTCAAATTCTCATGTTAGTTCATTCGTTACGGAagtttatagtttatatcgtaTTATAATGGCTAAACCGATTAGAAGCAGTGTGAGGAGCATGTTATTTAAGATAATCTGTAACTATAATCAAGTTCGACACGACGAAAATGAGAGATTACTAGAAAAGAAGCGAATATTGGACGAAATCATTCAGGCGACCGGTAAGTCATTATCAAACAATGTTGATGCTTCTtgtaccaaatttaatttacgAGATAGGAACATTTGTTTGTATTACTAaacttatgatttatttatattacagcgGGCGTAGATGACGAAAATGTTAGAGAAACTATTCAAAAGCTAGCAAGCGAACTGAAGAATGTTATTGATAATAACGCATCAGAATCAAGTTATTTAGAGAAAGTGTCTACTATGACaggtaatataaataatctatattttCACATCTaggtttattaatattttagtgttcttttgttaaaattcctattgttaaaactgtttttttttcaggtgcAAGCATTCGTACACTACGCACAATTAAAAAAGAGGGTTCTATTAACCAAGGCCAATGGAATACGCCAGGGAAAAAACGACCCCGGCCACCAACTGTGTCAAATTTAGACAATTTTGATGTGTCAGCCAtccgtaataaaattaatgagttTTATTGCGTCAAAAAGCAGGTACCTACTCTAAGAGCCTTACATGCGGATTTGAAAGAATCTATAGGATTCTCAGGATGTTGTGAAACACTGAGGAAAATACTACACGAGAACGGatttgagtttaaaaaaaataaagaagagCGCTCCATCCTCATGGAAAAGTTTGAAATATCTGGGTGGAGGCAAAGGTTTCTTAGAGCTATACATAAAAAACGGgaagaaggaaaaaatattgtgtatctTGATGAGACATATGTCCATCAAAATTACAGACCGAAGAAGTCATGGCAAGGGCCTTCAACTTCCGGTTTAGTTGAAAAAATTTCCTCGGGTAAGCGGCATATTATAGTGCATGCTGGATCAGAGCAAGGATTTGTGCCCAATGCTTTGCTTGTTTTTAGCACAAAATCCAAAGCAGCTGACTATCATGATGACATGAACAGTTCTAATTTTTTAAAGTGGCTACGAGAAATGTTAATCCCAAATTTGACTGAGCCCAGTGTAATTGTTATGGACAATGCCAGTTACCAtgtaacacaaataaataagcCTCCAACCATGCACAGCTTAAAGGCTGATATTCAAAAATGGCTAAGGGAAAATAATATCCCATATGAAGAGTGTTTCAAAAAGGAGGAATTGATGTGCCTCGTTGAGGAAAATAAAATTGGTCCCATATATGCAGCAGAGGAGTTATTGAAGCAGCATGGGCATGAGGTCCTTAAATTGCCTCCATACCATTGCGATCTAAACGCTATTGAGTTGATATGGAGCCTCACAAAGCGAAAAATAGCCAGCAGAAATGTGGGGCTACCGGGTTCAGATACGGAAAACTTGATCCGAGAATGTTTTGCAATGATTACCCCGGAAGattggaaaaaaagtacagacCATGTAATAAATGTGGAACGAAAATACAAGTCTAAGGACAACATTACAGACACTGAACTAGCTCCATTCATAATAGAAGTTCGGGAAAGTGACAATGACAGTGATAGTTCTCTGTCAGGAATTGAATTTCTTGAATCCGATTTCGATTATgattcttaaataaataggcACCTTCTTTATAAACTAACAATATTAAAAGTAGATTGAAACTAAATTGTGTTTTCTTTCACCTACCTTCAGTTCAGCTCCATTATACAATATGTgactttttattattactaactTTATAAGTACAACGGGAAGCATAAATATTTCCCTTGTGAAGGTTTACTTTAATAGCACAAGGGAAATATTTATGCTTAATAAATAATCGCCTGTAATTAACCCGAgttcaaaacttcaaaataaaacacaaataaagtaatttttaatcctatcaaaaatataaatgtcatatgagaaccaagttcaatattatgaCATATGCCTTGGTTGTTGACTTCAACGACCAAAGAAATGAGATTTAAAGGGTGCCGTTTAATGGTCAGTCCtgaaatttatttgtaacaacaaaGTATCATTTTCTATAACTTAGGAATCTTAGGataatataataacttactttttgtacagttgaagtaaagatatttatgtttactacatatttttgtaatgaTTGACTGATTAGTCTACTAACAATTCGTTCCTTCGTTTTTAGTATCTCTGATAATAATGATAACTATtcaatcatatttttaatttttaagtgggCTAAATTAGAAGCCAGGGGTTATAATTGCATTGCAACGATATCCTCAGTCTGTTTACTGTATTAAATTTACAGTCTGCTACGTTGCAGACTTCAGTCAGTCactaatcaaaacaaaaattaattacgtATGAATTACCAAGTatcaaattactttttttgcacTATGCTTCGTGTTACCAGttaaagattttttgaatttgccgctttttttttgTGCAGCCACTCGCTGGTCAAACTCTATTAATAACTCATAAATTTTAAACTGAAAAAATGcaacaaaattcaaaaaccTATGAGATATGGACAGACAAGTtagcaataaaataatatatgttaacATTATTctgtacttacaaactgcttgTGGGGTTAGCCTTGAAAGCGTTCCACTTCTCCAAGCTGTCAGCAATGCAGCCCTCATGGCCAAGGTTGCAAGCGTAGTTCAGGAGCTGCATGCGGTTCAGGATTCTAGTGGTGGAGTCGGTGGCCGCTTCTTCGTAGCCCAGGGACTCGATGGCATACTCCATCAGCTCAAGAAGGTATGCCTAAAGCAAAAATATAATTGTTTGACTGCggaaaatacaaaaaacattttaagtacctacctactatttttaAGTCTTAGTTACTCTACTatttaaatttacaatatttgtaTCGTATCGTCCAACGACATAAGTATGTCTTTACGGATGAAAGTGATTAAAGAGTACAATGCGGTTTAAGCGAAATAAGCTAACAAAGTACTAAAAAGGTAATTTTGATGAAACATGACGTTGATAATACTCGCCTCGAACTGCTCTTTGGCAGCAGGAATGTGCTCCAGACGGCGCCTGATTATGTCGAGCTGACCAAGAGCTCCGGCCCACACGAGGTAATCATCTTCATTCTCCAAGAAAGAGAGAACGTCGAAGGCGCGTGAGATGGTGATATACGATTCTCCAGCTCGTACGAAATGGAGAACGTCATTGACGAACTAGAAGCGAAGAAGAACAATATAAAACTGGTGTCTTTATTTACTAATTAAACTgaagttacaaattaaaataaaaaagtttgcGTTTAGTTCATgcactttaaaattaaaaacttaagGAGGATAAAGAGAAAAGAAGAGTTTCATGATTTGATAGTTACCTGAGCTCTATTTTGTCTGGGGAATTGATCTTTATTATTGCGAAGTGCCGCAGCAAGCATCTCCCAGTTGTGGTCATCGTAGTTGACACGGTATAATCCTGTTAAAAAAGATAgaaagctatagttcgttttttttagcattagaaagaacttggaagaagataagcgattttggcatgtcttttaattgaaaaacgcttactAAAAATCAGgaactatcatttatgaaagcagaagaatataaatgatcgtatcaggttcataattgttacatatttgccgtaacttattttaaaaatgtgtttttcaattaaaagacacatcaagattgtttacctaatttctaatgctaaaaaaaacgaagtataggtacTTTTAAAACCGTACATTGATTTTTCAACATTGTGACGGAAAATAAATGTAAGtctaatatttgtttttttttatcatactCGTATACtgtataaaattgttttatgtgATTGAAATCGACATGGTTCAACATTCTAAACAGTTTTTCCCgtgagtaaaataataaaaaaaaagttattttaccaacaaaaaaaataagtaaatttacaaacagcaacaatcttaactgtccatctgtggaccttattacaaaaggcataaagtccaccgatAGACAGTTAATAATGTGGGCGACCAAATATAgacgtacagtcgacgtcaaagatatgtttacacttttcgccttattacaaaggagtaaggttcaaaagtgtaaacatatctttgacgtcgactgtacgacAACAATTGAAATTACAACATTTGAAGTTTTGCTTACCAGACTGTTGGATGTTAAACACGACCCAGTTATGTCCAGCCGGCATGTTTTCAGTGGTAGAAGCCGTGGTCAAGACACTAGCTGGTTTAGTGGTGGTGAAATCGGGGTCAGCACTGTGGGTCCAGGTGTAAGGGACTAGCCATTGGTGATTGTAAACAGTGTTTCCGATGAGGAAACGGCTCTGCAGGATAAACATAAAGATATTGTAAAAAGCATTGCAGAGAACTAAatgctaaattattataataagaaCATGAATaatcatgtgacgagaaagctGATACCAATAGAAATATGATTCTAATGGCTACATTTAATGATACGTTGTAGACAAACTACATATAAGGAAAAAAGACTTTACCTATgtacaaaacaaataaacatgATACAGTTATTATCCAGTTGTTGTAAAGTTTTTACTAAAAGCATTCATAATTCTGTGATTCGATtatagatttatttttaatatcgtCATTACTTTAGCGGACAGTCTCCACATagatatacaaaaaataaaattaattttagaaaaatagttaaaaaaaaacatcgtaATAAACAAGTGACTAAGTACCTGAGTAACAGTGATTTCTCCGCTGTTCATGTTAACGTCTACATTCAAGACGGGAGAGCCAGGGTTCTGGACCCAACTGTCGAAGACCTCGCCCACATCCAGGGTTCCGTATGTTGCTGCGTAGGTTGGGTCCGCGGCCACCGCAGACCTGAACGCGTCGTACATGTCCTCAGGAGTGCCGAGGCCGTAGGCGCTGAAAATGATAGGCTTATTAAGCATAACTAAGAACTTCAATCGAATGGAGAAAAAAAGATTgtgataaaaaatttaaattgtcaGAAGGTAAAGGCAATCGTCATTCTCTGCAGACGTTGCTCCGGTTGATGATCTTCGAAACGGTTGGAAACATATCAATAGACTTTCGACTAACATTACTTAAATAACcagcttaaaataaattaaaatactacaTAGCAATATGTTACAAATAGTGATTGTGCCTCTTTTGTTTGTACGGTATAAAAcacaatgtaggtacataaagtaGCGTTAGACAGATTTTTCTTAAGCGAAACTATTGAAAGAGCACGATTTATGGTTTTGGGTAAAGTTAATAACAGTACCAGCGTCAGATGATATTTAATAAGctcattaattaaaacttacttGTCGGCGAGATAAGTCCTCAATGCATCACGGAAAACGGTAGGTCCTACAAAGTGCTCCATCATTCTCAAGACCGAGGCCCCCTTAGCGTAGCTGGCGGTCGAGAAGTGGGCGCTGATAGAGGCGTTATGAGTGACAGTGCTTAAGTTCATGGGAGTGGCGCTAGCGAAAGCGTCATAGTTCAGAGCACTGTGGACATAGTCGACGATGAACTGGTCGGCTAGCTCGAGAGACGGGTCAGCCTGGAATAAATAGTTGATTTAGATAATGCTAAACAAAAAGAAGCTGCAAATGTTATAATATGGCAGCGTGGCCAAGGACCATCGTTCACATTGTTAACTAACACTTAGTTAACCTTATTGCATGGTCTTAACAACAATTGAGTTTTGGCTGTTAGTGCTAAAATCAAGAACACACTTTTAATGCGATCgatagtataaaaaatatgttgtaCTAAGGTAACTTCTTTAATTTTGCTAATGGCGTTTGGTTCTGTgataagtaagtaataaaatgtACTCATTTATTATAGAATTATTTAACGTTTCATTGATTTTAGCAACAACGTTTAATTACAGATACATACAATATAGAAACAGCGTATTATGTGTGTatgttgaataattttacagtttagactcacttgtttttagtcactcgcgcgactaATAATAagtcgtttaaaattggtttagTGGTTTAGATTAAAGTGGTTTAgtcgctgctcgcactgttagtgcatgagaaaggagacctaggctctccgaaacaagtcGCACGACGCGCGAGTGTCTAAAAACAAGtaagtctaaaccgtaaaattattcaatgaatgtctcacaacagtttaaattcgatgtctgtatgtgtttgtgtgtgtgtaagagagagagagaaatacattatagattAATTTCAAACTTACAGCGTGAGCAGAGAAGTATTCAAAGAAGCTAGCGTAAGACTCGTTGAGCCACAAGTTGCTCCACCAGAAGCAAGTGACCAGGTTACCGAACCATTTATGGGCCAGCTCATGGGCCATGATAGTGGAGATGAAGATCTTGTTGATGATGTTAGTGTTAGCCGGGTCGTACAGAAGGTAAGCTTCcctgaaaaaaaaacgaataaTACTCGTAACCACGTGGTTATTGGAAATACAGGAGACAGGAGTTGAAATTACTTAGTAAAAATTTAACATAATACTAAACCGTATAcctactaaagaaaaagtgactaaGGCCTCCAATGTTCAAGATGCTGAGGACACAGGATTGATTCCTGCCTTGAGCACTGGCCGTGTttcgacttataaataacacacatcacaatatttattttttaatttgatcTATTCTATTGTTTTTCTTACGTAGTTATAAAACAATACtaaccctcttattcataaacgcgctataaACCTCGAtcagctaataatcgtttgtctttatctgccATTTTGGCTTGGGTAATTGTAAGAAGAAGATAAAACATTTAACTAAATctggcccgtaaagttttatgaataagggggtaagaatTTTTGTGCGTTTTTTGATAATAAATTACCTGTAGTTAACCATTCCCCAGTTCTCCATAGCACCAGCTGGGAAATCAGGTATAGCAATGTGATCGTTCTTCATTGGTTCTCCTTCGCCCATGTTGTAGTAATCATAATTGAAGTATTCGTTCATCTCATTGGTGATCCTAACTCCGATGTCATGAGCATAATCATGCTGAGCCTCAACACCTGGCCGAGATATGATACCGAAGGGCCTGTCGGGCTGGCTACCGTCAGTAGTCTCGACAAAGTCACTGACGTGGAATGCAATCAGGTAGGCAGAGATGGTGGGCGTAGGCAAGAAAGTCTCTTTAATACGGCCTTCGGAAACACTGTAAAGAGAAAAGGTAAGTAAGATTTCTGATAATGAACTCACAGGggcctaattaaaaaaaagattttaaggttttaaatttaaaattgaattttaattattaatacttACCTGTACCTATGTTAATACTTACGTCTCGGTTTGATTGATAGCCATATTAGAATAGGAAGGGCTGAGAGCAGCATCACGCGTGATAGAGAGTACGAATTTTGATTTGAACTGAGGCTCGTCGAAGCAAGGGAAAGCTTTCCTGGCGTAGAAGGGCTGGAACTGCGTCGTAGCATATTCACTGTAACAAGAAATTTTGGTACCTATCTAATAACATTCTGAACCAAATTTACTTGTGACTCTTGTGaggtttataaattataatgaacATTTCTACTATTACAAGAAGTTACAGTAATTTTTGCAGATATTTCGGCAACTTACCGCTTTACACCATTGAGGAAGTAATAGCCCTTGTAGAACCCTCTTTCGTACTGGTTTTCATTGATTACTCCACGGTATCTAATGGTGATAGTGTATTCGCCGGCGACGACAGGGGAAGCAGGGTTAATGATCAAGAGCTCGTAAATATTGTCGAGCTCGAAGGGCCTCTCGAGGTTCAAAGCTACAGCGTTGTTGTTGCTGTCCAGGATGTTGACTGCTGTGATAGCGACGACGTTGCTGTGTAGCACGATTTCCTCATGGGGATCTCCTGAAATCTAAAAGAACAACATTTTATGTGGAAGACTATATTAGCTACCGCTAGTAGTTTGCACCTTTTGGATATTTatcagttgcttttcggtgaaggaaaacatcgtgaggaaaccggactaatcccaagatattgacgtgt contains:
- the LOC134664649 gene encoding membrane alanyl aminopeptidase-like, with the protein product MEYAIESLGYEEAATDSTTRILNRMQLLNYACNLGHEGCIADSLEKWNAFKANPTSSLVPVNARRYVYCVGLRHGDATDYNFLFDQYETSENAADMIVILRALGCTKDENRLQHYLQQSLTNDKIRYHDRTNAFAYALAGNRENYQTVVTFLQNNLADIRVLYGGVARLNVAINALVTYLTDFEDITSFQAWAYENQLALEDSFQTAKNVVATAVTNIQWGNSVVRDIYSFLRGRNAAGAITAPTFVALLLAAIMAHFIR
- the LOC134664644 gene encoding uncharacterized protein LOC134664644 gives rise to the protein MAKPIRSSVRSMLFKIICNYNQVRHDENERLLEKKRILDEIIQATAGVDDENVRETIQKLASELKNVIDNNASESSYLEKVSTMTGASIRTLRTIKKEGSINQGQWNTPGKKRPRPPTVSNLDNFDVSAIRNKINEFYCVKKQVPTLRALHADLKESIGFSGCCETLRKILHENGFEFKKNKEERSILMEKFEISGWRQRFLRAIHKKREEGKNIVYLDETYVHQNYRPKKSWQGPSTSGLVEKISSGKRHIIVHAGSEQGFVPNALLVFSTKSKAADYHDDMNSSNFLKWLREMLIPNLTEPSVIVMDNASYHVTQINKPPTMHSLKADIQKWLRENNIPYEECFKKEELMCLVEENKIGPIYAAEELLKQHGHEVLKLPPYHCDLNAIELIWSLTKRKIASRNVGLPGSDTENLIRECFAMITPEDWKKSTDHVINVERKYKSKDNITDTELAPFIIEVRESDNDSDSSLSGIEFLESDFDYDS